The genomic window GGGATATTTCAGATCCGACAAGAACAAAGTATGATTTGAATTATTATAAAGAATTGGCGGTTGAACTTGAAAAACAAGGCGCACATATTTTGGGAATTAAAGATATGGCGGGACTTTTAAAACCTCAGGCAGCCTATCGCTTAATATCAGAATTAAAAGAAACTGTAAGCATTCCAATCCATCTTCATACTCATGATACAAGTGGAAACGGAATTTACATGTATGCGAAAGCAATTGAAGCCGGGGTTGATATTGTCGATGTTGCACTAAGTTCCATGGCCGGTTTAACTTCTCAGCCTAGTGCAAATACTCTTTATTATGCATTAGAAGGTACTGAAAGAAAACCGAACGTCAAAATTGAAGCACTGGAACAGCTTTCTCATTACTGGGAAGATGTACGGAAATATTACCATGATTTTGAAAGCGGGATGATGTCACCACATACAGAAGTGTATCAGCATGAAATGCCGGGAGGACAATACAGCAACTTGCAGCAGCAAGCAAAAGCAGTCGGGCTCGGGGACAAATGGGACCAAGTGAAAGAAATGTATTCTCGCGTGAACCAAATGTTCGGAGATATTGTCAAAGTTACTCCTTCCTCAAAAGTGGTTGGGGATATGGCATTATTTATGGTGCAAAACGAGTTGACAGAAGAAGATATTTTAACTAGAGGAGAATCTCTTGATTTTCCTGACTCAGTGGTAGAACTATTTGAAGGGTATTTAGGACAACCTCACGGCGGATTTCCGAAAGAACTTCAAAAAATCATTCTCAAAGGCAAAGAGCCGATCACAGTCCGTCCGGGCGAATTGCTTGAAGATGTTGATTTTGAGGCGCTCAAAGAAGAGTTATTTAAAGAAATTGGAAGACCGGTTACAAGCTTTGAAGTAATTGCCTATGCCTTATATCCGAAAGTCTTTTTGGAATATATTCAAACGGTAGAAAAATTTGGGGATGTCTCTGTCCTCGATACACCAACGTTCTTATATGGAATGAGACTGGGTGAGGAAATTGAAGTTGAAATTGAAACAGGTAAAACACTTATTGTTAAGCTTGTTTCAATTGGACAAGCACAAGCAGACGGCACAAGGGTTGTCTACTTCGAACTAAACGGTCAGCCAAGGGAAGTTATTATTAAAGATGAAAGCATTAAAACGGCAGTAGCTTCGAAGGTTAAAGCAGATCCAAAGAATGAATCACACATCGGCGCTACGATGCCTGGAACAGTTATCAAAGTTCTAGTCAATAAAGGAGAAAAAGTTGAAAGAGGAGATCATCTCGTAATAACGGAAGCGATGAAAATGGAAACGACCGTTCAAGCGCCATTTTCCGGAATTGTAAAGGATATATTCGTCAACAATGGCGATGCAATTCAAACAGGAGATTTATTAATTGAACTGGCAAAATCATAAATTTATGCGAATCATCCTTACTTATTATATAAAAGTAAGGTAAGGACAAAAGAAAAAGACCTGTTCCCGTTCATAGCGGGAGCAGGTCTTATTTAATTTCGACCGAAAACGGGGAGATGGAAACAGGCTTTGTTTGACTTTCCGTCTGCGTATTTTTTATTTCTAATGCGTTTTTTTTGCTTCTTGAAGTTAACAGAATAAAATAACTTAAGACACCAAATAAGCAGGAAATAAAGAATGCGTGTGCCAGTGCAATATAAAGATTTAGCCTTGTTAAGACAATAAGTGCTCCAGATGCTACCTGGAGGGTTACAAGAATAAAAGAGATAATCCAGCCCCAATAAACAACTTTTTGGTGTTTATAATTTCTAACAGCCAATAAGGTGACATAGCCAATCCATATAAAAATAATTCCTGCTGCTACTCTGTGTCCCATTTGGACCCATTCATAAAAATTAGCAGGCAATGATAGTGATGTATTCAAGCAAAGCGGCCAATCCCTGCAAACAAGACTGGCGTTAACATGTCTGACCAGAGCTCCTGAATAAACGACAATAATACTGTACGTTGTAATGCCGATCATATGCCTTATCATTCTTTTATCAAGTACAAGTTTCTCGGCTTTAAATTTATGATCTACCTCAAAGATCAGCAAAGTTAATAGAAATACTGCTGCAAAGGAAACAAGAGATATGCCGAAATGAAGGGCAAGAACAAAATCGGATTGACCCCAAATGACGGCTGCTGCCCCAATAAGGCCTTGAAGGATAAGAAAGAAAACTGACAAAAATGAAAGAAACTTTGTCTCCCGTATATGCCCGATTGACCGCCATGACCAAATAGACAAGATCAACACCATTATGCCTACAATTCCTGATACTAGCCGATGGGCAAGTTCAATGATAAGTTCAATTGTAATATTACTCGGAATAAATTCACCGTTGCAGAGCGGCCATGATCTCCCGCACCCCATGCCTGAGTCCGTTTTTGTTACAAGGGCACCGCCCAGCAAAATAAGCAGCATTCCGACAGTAGTTAGAACGGCGAACCATTTAATGGATTTTCTCACTGTATTTCCACCTTCTTAACTTTAATAAGTACGTGCATTTATTTTAGCCATTTATTCAATGATTTTTGTAATCAGAATGATAGTAGCATACACTTTTCAGATAGTACATAATAAATCATATTTTTACAACTGTATATAGCTTCAAATATCACTGTAATTATAGTAAAAACGGTTGAAAATTGAAAGAGAGTTTGTTAGTAATATTAAAAGAGGGAATCTGTGGGCAGTCTACCTTTTCTTATAATCCCGACACTTAGGATGTAAAAGTACATATTCGAACCGAAGCGGCCGTATTAAATTATTTAGTTACTTTAAATTACGGTGGAAAAATGACATTTTTAACAATCGAAAGAGATGTTTGACACAATTTAGTCATAATTTATTCGAAAAATATTCACAAAAACCTACAAAAATATGATTTAATATACATTGAACGTCATTATTTTCTATACAAATATTTAACAATATTTTTACGGTATTAATAGTGAAAGCAATTTTATTCTTGTTTCTCAAGTTGTTTTATATTTCCCAAGTTTTTATGGCAAATATAGCAATAAGCATAAAAATCCTTTATAGTAGGGGTAGTGCCTAATAAAAAAAAGCTATATTTGCAATGCGGGAAAAGGAGGAAAAGCTATGACTGACCCAAAGGCTTTTCGCGAAGCTGCGATTGATCCCAGCGAGCGAAGCCTGGAACCTGATATCCCTGAAACAACTGCTTGGAGGGATTTCCTTTCTTTAATTAAAATCGGAATTGTTAATTCTAACATGATCACGACCTTTACTGGTCTGTGGCTTGCTCTTTATTTTACGAACCAAAGTTTTTTAAACAATCTTGATCTTGTTCTGTTTACACTGATTGGTTCCTCGCTGATTATCGCCGGTTCCTGTGCCATTAATAACTATATCGACCGCGATATCGATCATTTGATGGAACGAACGAAGGGAAGACCGACTGTAACAGGAAAGGTTGCTCCGGCAAAGGTCGTTTTTCTCGGAGTTTTGCTTATCAGCCTCGGAACAATATTCTTGTTAATGACAACATTAACTGCGGCTATTATAGGTTTGATAGGTGTTTTCAGTTATGTTTATTTATATACGATATGGTCTAAACGACAATATGTATCAAACACGGTTATTGGCAGCATTTCAGGTGCAGTTCCGCCTCTGATCGGTTGGGCGGCGATCGATGCGAATCTTGATCCTGTAGCTTGGTATTTGTTTTTGATTATGTTTATTTGGCAGCCGCCGCATTTTTATGCTCTTGCAATGAGAAGAGTAGAAGAATACAGAGCAGCCGGAATTCCAATGCTGCCAGTTGTCAGAGGTTTTGATGTTACGAAGAAACATATTATGTTGTGGGTTGCTGCACTTTTGCCGCTGCCGTTCTTACTGACATCACTTGGAATACCGTTTTTAGTTCTTGCAACAGCTTTGAATATTGGCTGGCTTGCATTGGGATTTTTCGGGTATAAGAAAAAAGATGATGTAAAATGGGCAACATCAATGTTTGTATACTCACTCCAATATTTGACAATTATGTTTGTAGCAATGGTAATAGTCACACTAATATAAATTGACTTTGTTAGGAAATTCTTTCTGTACATTTTTTACCGGAGAGAATTTTTCCATATATTATTGATCAAACAATTCAAAAGAAATTTTTCACGAAAGAGGGGTTTGATTAAGCTATGAAAAGGCTTGCAAAATGGCGCCTGCTGTCAATATTTGCACTAATGGCGCTCGTTCTGGCCGGCTGTGGTGAACCGTATTTATCAGCACTAAAGCCTGCCGGAGAAGTTGCGAAAACGCAATTTAATTTAATGATTTTAGCCACATCAATTATGGTAGGGGTCATACTCGTAGTTACAATAATTTTTATTATTGTAATGATCCGCTTCCGTCGTAAAGATGACAGAATACCAAAACAAGTTGAGGGAAGCCATAAACTTGAAATTATTTGGACTGTTATTCCGATTATCTTGCTTCTTATCCTTGCAGTTCCAACGGTTGCTGCAACATTTAAGCTTGCTGATGTATCGCCGATGGAGAAAAAAAATAAGGAAGGCAAAACGGATGCACTTGTTGTTAATGTCCGTGCAAGTTTATACTGGTGGGAATTTGAATATCCAAATGAAGGGATCATTACAAGCCAGGATTTAGTTGTTCCTACCGGTGAAAGAGTTTACTTTAATCTGAAAGCTTCAGATGTTAAGCACTCTTTCTGGATTCCTGCTGTTGGAGGAAAATTGGACAATAACACAGAAAACATCAATAAGTTCTGGTTAGAGTTTGATCCTGAAAAATCAAACGAAGCAGGCAACTTATTTTATGGAAAATGTGCTGAGCTCTGCGGACCTTCGCATGCTCTGATGGACTTTAAAGTAAAAGCAGTTTCCCGTGCAGAATTTGATCAGTGGGTAAAAGATATGCAGTCTGTAAAAGAGCCTGAAAAAGCACAGACCGACTTAGCGAGTGAAGGTCAGGAAATCTTTAACAAAAGTTGTATAGGTTGCCACGCAGTAACTCCGGCAAATACGACTCCTGAGGCGGCCCGTCAGGCTCCAAACTTGACTAACTTCGGTGAACGTTCACGTATTGCGGGAGTACTTGAACATAATAAAGAACAATTAAAAAATTGGTTAAGAGATCCTGAGGCTTACAAGCCTGGAAACAAAATGACTGGTACATACGGCCAGTTAAATGAACATCAGATTGATGCACTTGCAGAATACTTAATGAATTTGAAAGTACAGGACTAATGGGGATTAGTTAAAGAGGGAGGTAAAACTGTGAGTACCTATGCTCAGAAAAGAGGATTCGGAGCAGTCTTATGGGACTATCTGACAACTGTCGACCATAAGAAAATCGCAATCCTTTATCTAATAGCTGGTGGATTTTTCTTTCTGCTTGGCGGTATTGAAGCCTTGATTGTCCGTATTCAGCTTGCAGTGCCAAATAACGACTTTGTAAGTGCCGGTTTATTTAATGAAATTATGACCATGCACGGTACAACAATGATTTTCTTGGCTGCTATGCCGCTCGTATTTGCTTTCATTAACGCGATCATGCCTTTACAAATTGGGGCCCGCGATGTTGCGTTCCCATTTATTAACGCGTTAGGTTTTTGGCTGTTTGTTTTTGGAGGTATTTTCTTAAACCTTTCTTGGTTCTTGGGAGGAGCTCCTGATGCCGGATGGACTTCATATGCTTCTTTGTCACTTGCATCTGAAGGACACGGAATTGATTTCTATACATTAGGTTTGCAGATTTCAGGTTTTGGTACATTAATGGGCGGAATTAACTTCCTTGTTACCATTATCAATATGCGTGCTCCTGGTATGACTTTTATGCGCATGCCGTTGTTTACATGGTCGTCATTTGTCGCGTCTGCCTTAATCTTATTTGCATTTCCGCCGTTAACTATCGGAATATTCTTATTAATGTTTGACCGTTTGTTCGGTTCCAACTTCTTTGACCCGGCTGCAGGGGGGAATACGATTATCTATGAACATTTCTTCTGGATTTTCGGGCACCCTGAAGTTTATGTTTTAATATTGCCTGCATTCGGAATTTTCTCTGAAATCATTTCTACGTTTTCGAGAAAACGTTTATTCGGATATTCGTCAATGGTCTTTGCGCTAGTTCTAATCGGATTTTTAGGATTTATGGTTTGGGCCCATC from Bacillus methanolicus includes these protein-coding regions:
- a CDS encoding COX15/CtaA family protein — protein: MRKSIKWFAVLTTVGMLLILLGGALVTKTDSGMGCGRSWPLCNGEFIPSNITIELIIELAHRLVSGIVGIMVLILSIWSWRSIGHIRETKFLSFLSVFFLILQGLIGAAAVIWGQSDFVLALHFGISLVSFAAVFLLTLLIFEVDHKFKAEKLVLDKRMIRHMIGITTYSIIVVYSGALVRHVNASLVCRDWPLCLNTSLSLPANFYEWVQMGHRVAAGIIFIWIGYVTLLAVRNYKHQKVVYWGWIISFILVTLQVASGALIVLTRLNLYIALAHAFFISCLFGVLSYFILLTSRSKKNALEIKNTQTESQTKPVSISPFSVEIK
- the cyoE gene encoding heme o synthase; the encoded protein is MTDPKAFREAAIDPSERSLEPDIPETTAWRDFLSLIKIGIVNSNMITTFTGLWLALYFTNQSFLNNLDLVLFTLIGSSLIIAGSCAINNYIDRDIDHLMERTKGRPTVTGKVAPAKVVFLGVLLISLGTIFLLMTTLTAAIIGLIGVFSYVYLYTIWSKRQYVSNTVIGSISGAVPPLIGWAAIDANLDPVAWYLFLIMFIWQPPHFYALAMRRVEEYRAAGIPMLPVVRGFDVTKKHIMLWVAALLPLPFLLTSLGIPFLVLATALNIGWLALGFFGYKKKDDVKWATSMFVYSLQYLTIMFVAMVIVTLI
- the coxB gene encoding cytochrome c oxidase subunit II, translating into MKRLAKWRLLSIFALMALVLAGCGEPYLSALKPAGEVAKTQFNLMILATSIMVGVILVVTIIFIIVMIRFRRKDDRIPKQVEGSHKLEIIWTVIPIILLLILAVPTVAATFKLADVSPMEKKNKEGKTDALVVNVRASLYWWEFEYPNEGIITSQDLVVPTGERVYFNLKASDVKHSFWIPAVGGKLDNNTENINKFWLEFDPEKSNEAGNLFYGKCAELCGPSHALMDFKVKAVSRAEFDQWVKDMQSVKEPEKAQTDLASEGQEIFNKSCIGCHAVTPANTTPEAARQAPNLTNFGERSRIAGVLEHNKEQLKNWLRDPEAYKPGNKMTGTYGQLNEHQIDALAEYLMNLKVQD